The Pongo pygmaeus isolate AG05252 chromosome 20, NHGRI_mPonPyg2-v2.0_pri, whole genome shotgun sequence sequence GCCACGTCCAGCGCCACGGCCAGCAGCAGCGCCATCCGGCAGCGGCCCAGGCCGGCCGCGGGTGCTGGCGCGGCCGCCGGCGCGGACGGTGCACCCGGCGTGGTCCCCTGCGTGGCGCACACCGCTGGCGCCGCCGCCATGGCCCTGCACCGCCGCCACTGGCGCCCAGAGAGAGCGTTCCGGGGTGCGGCCCGGCCCGGGGCGGGGTCAGGGGACGGCGCCAGGTGTGCCAAGCTCCCGCCTGGTCACCTGAACCGGGCTGGGCGCGAACCGGCCCGGCCGGGGTTACCCTGGCCGTGGTTTCCGTGCAGGGGCTATTGCTCAGAGGCCTGAGCTGGTGGTAGCCAGGCGCACAGCCACGGGTGCCTAGGGCCCGTGCCACCCAGGGAGGTCACACATGGCCAAAAATCAGGGCATTTTAGTGGTGGCAGCGTGGGACACTCGGAGCCGGGCGTGGCGTTGTTTCTGCTCAGTGTCCGCCTCCCGAAGCCTGTGTAGATCAGACAGTGCAGATCAGACAAGGCCCTTAGACACCAAGGAACTCGGACGCGAGAACCAGTAGTCGGGGTGATCTAAGAGGGGAAGCTCCGGGCTCCGCGGAAGCTGAGTTTCCTTCACTCAGCCCGTGTCTTCTGGGGTCTCCTGTGTACCCAGAGAATGAAGCTACGGGCACAGAGACGGACGAGACCCATCAGGTCCAGAGCGCACCCGTGGAGGAAGCTGGGCGAACCCCGACTGTCCTATGGATAGTCCTATGGACCAGACGAAGCCCCTGCCCCAAGGAGTGCCCAGGTGTAACCGCACGTTAAGGAGCCCTGGGGAGGTGACACAGGCACCCTCATTCCTTTTGTTCAGTAGGAGtctctgaggtctccccagcacCATGCCGCGTGGGTGAGGCCGAGGACACAGAGAAATATCAGGCAAGGCTCCTGCCCCTTTAGGGTGGCCCGGACAACGGATCATAACCTCCCAGGGAGCTGATGGGGTGTGACAGGCACACCATAGGCTGGAGGCACAGGTGGAGGGCAGGGAAGAGGACTGGCAAATCTATAGAATCCTAAAAGGAGCCCAGAGCAGCTACATGAAAATCTCCCTCCGTCCAAACAACTCTCCCTTAGAGAGCATCCGCGCTCCCCTGGGGTGGCAGTCTGCGAGAAGTTTTCGTGTAGGTTCTCCCCAGGGttaaacagtttaacagttttaTTTCAAGAAAACCCTGGGCAGGGCGAACTGCAAGGGGGCTGCCGGGATTAGCCGAGGGATTCCGAATGAAGACGGAGTATTTCCGAACATACACACCTCTCCCAACAGCGTTTCCGGAGGGTTCCGAAAATACCCGAGCGGGCCTCGGCGCCCTCATTGGCCATCACCGCGAGGGCTTACGAAGACCGGAAATATCCAAAGGTGCCGGGGCTAGGCTTATATAGTTCACACATTCACCAGTTCattcataaaacaaatgtttgttgagcgCCCATGATATGCCAATCACAGTGACAAGCGCTGGGTGAGCAATACCGGAGAGACAAGGCTGAGGTATGGGTCCCAGGACCTCTCGAATTGGAGCCACTCGGAAATCCAGAGGTAGAGTTCCGAAAACTTCCGAACGGTCCTCGGAATACGCTCTCGGCCCTCTAACCGAAGAGTTCCGAATATTCCCGAGCGTTGAGCGATTGGTCGGCGGGAGTAGCCGAACATCATCGAGCCGCCTCGGAGGTGGGGACCGGCAACTCCCGTCGCGCCCGCCCAGAGAGGAAGCGGAAATGCGTGTACGGTATTAAAGGCGTCGCCCCGCCCCTTGCGTTCCTCTTTCCGTCTCAGGTCGCCGCTGCGAAAGGAGGTGAGTGTGCGTCCTCCTGGCGTGGTCGCCATCTCGCGCCCGCCGCGCATTCCCTCTCAGTCCTCTGCCTGCCCTCTTCCCTTGCACCTCAAGGATCATTGGCGGACCCTAACCCCTCCCCCTGAAGTCGTTGTGAATTTTCGTTATTTTCCCCTCACTCTCATTCCCCGCGGTTAGTCTCGGCTGCCTGAGTTCGGTCCCGCCGCCTTAGGTCGCTCAGTCCCGCCTGACAAGAGTTCTAGGTCGCTGACTGCCCTTAGGAGTCTCCCATTCACCCAAGTTCCCAGTCGCTCTTTTCCTCTGCTGTCCGAGCGGTGCCCGTGGCTCAAAGCCGGTTTAGTTCTCTGTGTCTGACGCTTTCCATGTGCCCGTTTCCCCGTAGCCGCCGCCATGTCTGCGCATCTGCAATGGATGGTCGTGCGGAACTGCTCCAGTTTCCTGATCAAGAGGAATAAGCAGACCTACAGCACTGTAAGTGGGGCCCGGATGCGTGGCTCCTGCGGGAGGAGGGTCCTGAGTCCCTGACTCTGGGTCAGAGGGCGGGACCTTCGCATGTCTCCGGGTCGCCTCTTCACGATGCCTTGTGCCGCCTCCTTCCCAGGAGCCCAATAACTTGAAGGCCCGCAATTCCTTCCGCTACAACGGACTGATTCACCGCAAGACTGTGGGCGTGGAGCCGGCAGCCGACGGCAAAGGTGTCGTGGTGGTCATTAAGCGGAGATCCGGTGAGTTTTGTCTGGTTTGGGCCAGAGAGCGGCCCCTTTCCCGGGTCAGGGAGCTGTGGTTTTTTACTCAGGCAGGAAGAGTGGTAACTGCCATCGCGGCGGGCATCCCTGGCGCCAGGGTGTTGGTCTGGGAACCCGCTTCCCTCTCGGCCGACTTGCCAGCTCTGTGAGCCGCGCGCGTCTGAGCCCTtgtcctcacctgtaaagtggaGAAACGGAAAAGGACCTGAATTTCCTCGGTGGTTGTTGAGAGTTAAGGCACAGGGTTGATGTTTTCAGATGAAATTCTCAAAGCAAGTCAGGGTGGGGATGGATGGGTTCATCCCACAGGTGGGAAAATTGAGGCACAACAGGGGAGGGGCCCTCGCTACCACACTTACGAGAGGACAGGCTGGGTTGGTCGCAGCCATTTGATTCCCATTTTGCCTGTGTAGATTAGAGAAGAGGTCTTGAGGACCCCACTCCATACATTGTGCTGTCAGGTGCAGGCCTTTTTGGGGATTCCCTGAGTGTTCATGTGAGTCGGGGGTCTCTAATGGAGGAGTCCAGCTTCACATGTGTTCTTGACAGggctgtattttgtttttttagagtgAGTTTTTCTCAGGTCCTTGATTGGAACTGCCTCAGAGCCAAGGGTCCTTTTATTCAGTGGCAGCAACAAACGCAGTCTGTTGgctagtgatcctcctgtctcagggaCACGTAGTCCAGGGAGCAGCCAATTGCTTGGCACCTGGGGACCCCGTTCTGGGGAGTCCCGAAAGCGTTCCCCTCTTGGATTGCCGAATACATGGGTGGCCCTTCCTAAACTAAGGGTCTGGCCTGAGTGAGGCTGGGCCTCTCAGCCAAGCTGATGTTGAACCACTGCTGTGGGGATGGGCCTGGGGTTCCTGAGAAGCTGTTCATACCCATTGCCAGGAGCGTGGGCTCTGGCTGGACCTGGATCAGATCCTAACTGAAGCAGCAGCTTCCTGGCATGAGAAAGGAGTGTTTTGGTGGTGGACAGAATTGGGCTATGAGTGTGACAGAAACTGTGTCCTCAGTACTCTGTGATGATGAGTGAGCCTCTGTGAAAtggacaggtgaggaaacagctACCTGCTAGCCTGCCCAGGCACCTGCCATGGGCCCAGGGTGCTCAGCTTCTCAGTGTGAGACTGTCCACACCTGCGAGGTGCGCTAAAGGTGCGGGTTAGGTGGACTGACCCCAGGACCTCCCTGACCCCCAACCAGGCCAGCGGAAGCCTGCCACCTCCTATGTGCGGACCACCATCAACAAGAATGCTCGCGCCACGCTCAGCAGCATCAGACACATGATCCGCAAGAATAAGTACCGCCCCGACCTACGCATGGTGAGCTGGGGTTTGGGGATCAGGCTGAGGGAGACTGGCCAGTGCTGTGGGGAAGGGCCTCCCACTACTGGTTGCAGTATGGGCTGGAGAGGGATGGATTCTTGCTTTCAACCtactccccaccccccagcatGGGCCTAGGGGGCGGCTTGTGGAGTGTATGAGCTGAGCCTTCCTCTGCTCCCCCGCCCCCAGGCAGCCATCCGCAGGGCCAGCGCCATCCTGCGCAGCCAGAAGCCTGTGATGGTGAAGAGGAAGCGGACCCGCCCCACCAAGAGCTCCTGAGCCCCCTGCCCCCAAAGCAATAAAGTCAGCTGGCTTTCTCACCTGCCTCGACTGGGCCTCCCTTTTTGAAACGCTCTGGGGAGCTCTGGCCCTGTGTGTTGTCATTCAGGCCATGTCATCAAAACTCTGCATGTCACCTTGTCCATCTGGAGGTGATGTCAATGGCTGGCCATGCAGGAGGGGTGGGGTAGCTGCCTTGGCCCTGGTGAGGGCAAGGGTcactgtcttcacagaaaaagctTTCTGACTTGTGATCGAGACCTACTGTTCCATTGTGAGGTGGCCTGAAGAATCCCAGCTGGGGCAGTGGCTTCCATTCAGAAGAAGAAAGGCCTTTTCTAGCCCAGAAGGGTGCAGGCTGagggcagggccctgggccctggTGCTGTAGCATGGTTTGGGGACTTGGGGTGTTCCCAAGACCTGGGGGATGACAGACATCACGTGAGGAAGATGAGATGACTTTTGCATCCAAGCAGTGGGTGCAGCCACACTTGGAGGGGATGGGCTTTACTTGATGCAACCTCGTCTCTCAGATGGGCAACTTGgtgtgtggtggcttatacctgtaaggGAGGTGGCAGCCCCAGGGTACAGCCAGCAGGAATTGAACAGCCTTAGCATCGTCCCCCTACTCCCAGCCCTCCAGGTGTCCCCATCTCTCCCCTATCTCTTTGAGCTGGCTCTTGTCACTCAGGTCTCAGCTCAATGGCTGCTCCTGGGccaccctgtcacccaagctttCCTGATTGCCCAGCCCTCTTTCCTTTGGCCTGTTTGCTCCCTAGTGTTTATTACAGcttgtgaggccaggagtttgagaccatcctaagCAACATAATGGGACaccgtctctaaaataaaattagctgggtgtggtggtgcgccgcctgtggtcccagctcctcagaggTTGaatagaggctgaggtgggcggggcACTTGAGCCAAGAGtatgagactgcagtgagcccatgagccccaccactgcactccagcctggaagacaccATGACACGCAGTGAGGCCTGGATGGGGAAACAGTCCTGCTGTTGATCCTCACATGTTTCCTGGGCACCTAACTCTCTTGTCAGCCACTGCCAGGGGCCAAGGATCCAGCATCCAGGGCACCCCTGGTTCCTGCCATCCTGGGGTACCCGATTCAAAGAAGGACTCTGCTCCCTGTCTGAGACCACCCATGGCCCTGACTGAGGTAAAGGGACTGTCAGGGCCTCGACTTGCCATTGGTTGGGGTCATAGAGGGCTGGGAGCCCTGCGTTTTGAGGCAGACTACTGCCCTTCTGACCTCAGTGCTGCCTGCTGCAGCCTTGCCCAGCTCGAAGGAGAGCAAATCTGACCACTTCTTGCCAGCCTCTGCTGTGGATTACCATATCCTCTGTCCTTCCATTAGTTGGGGCTGTTAACTCAGATTGAGAGGGGTTGCCTTAAAACTGAGTTGGGTGACTTGGTACCTGCTCAGGACCCTCCACTGTCCCAATCCCACTCAGGCCCATCTCTGGCTGGCCTCACTCCTCTGGGACTCCGCCTGCATAAGGAGAGCTCACTGCTCACTTAGTAGATGGCCCCTTCTCGTGAGGCCTCTCCCCTGGCACCTGCTTCAGTTGTCCTCCACAGCACTGATTTGCAGCCAACAAGCTGGCAGGTTTATCTGTGTCATGTTTGTCCTGTGCTGGTGGGCAAGGGGTTGGTCTAGCACACCAGCATATAATAAGATGCTTAATGAATGGTGAATATTGAATGTCTAAAGGCTGAGGCCCACCGGTCCTGAGAGTTTGCTCGCTGGagacttttttttggagatggaatcttgctctgttgcccaggctggagtgcagtggtccgatctcAGTTcagtacaacctccacctcctaggttcaagcgattctcctgcctcagcctcccgagtagctgagattacaggtaggtgtcaccacacccagctcagtattatatttttagtagagatggggtttcaccattttgcccaggctggtttcgaactcctgacttcaaattacccacttgcttcagcctcccaaagtgctgggattacaggcacctgaggCTTTCTGATGTAGCTGCTCCTGCTCAGAAGGCCTTGTCCTTAACCGCCTCCTTGCCTGTCCTGGAGCCTTGCCCCTCTAGGCCCCACCCCCTGTGGAGTCCTGCTGGCTTCCTCCATCCCTATCTGAATCCTCCCTGCTGTGTGGCCTCCCCTGGTCTCATCTGTAACACAGCCCAGCTTAGTGGGCCTCTGTTCCTGTGGGTGGCCAGCCTGTCTGTGTGGCTGGGCTGGGGAGGCCACGTCTGGTATCTGAATGCTACTGGTGGGTTGGGGTGGAGGAACCAGgagagggctggagggagggagatgCTCTCAGCCCCAGAGagtttggagtccccagtgtgcTGAGCAAACATGGATACACCATTTCCTTCCTCTAGACCTCATCTTGGAGAGGGAGATGTTGGATGGGGCCATCTATTCAAACTTTATTCACACAAGTCATGTCTGTTGGCCTGGAAATTGGAAAACCAGTTAAACCAAAAACatgatatttaagaaaaaagcagGCAGGCTCCCCATAGTAAAAATGCTGAAAGCCAAAGACAAAATTTGGAGAACAAAAGAAAAGCGTCTTGTCACATACAGAAGGTCCCTGATAACGTTAGTAGCTGCCTTCATCAGAAACAACAGGCCCAGGCAGTGGGGACACATCCAGAGTGCTGAAAGAACCTCCCCCAGGTCATCCTGTCCCCAAGAGTGATGCCCAGCAGCATTTTCAGCTCAGGGCTAATGGTTCACAGAAGCCAGGAATCAAACTGCCTGGgttccagtcccagctctgccagttATTCCCAGCTGTGGGGACTTAGCTCATTTAGTAGcaccatgcctcagtttcccatatgTAAAAGGCCATTTTGAGTGCCTTTCACAGCCCTCCATAAGGCAGGTGTCTCAGTGTTCACTGCTGTCTCTCCAGCTCTCCGTCCAGTAACTGCACAGTGAGTGAGCGTAGGGCACACTCTGGAAGGCTGCCAAGCCCAAGGTTGTGCAGAGCGCTGGGGACTCCAGACTCCCCACAGCAGCAGAGACTCGGGACTGAGGCATGCTCTGTTCGCAGGACATGCTGGCATCTACTGCGTCAGGGCTCCGttgctctgtggctttgcagccttgggcaagttcctcaacctctctgtgtcttcgtaccctcatctgtaacatgcaTGTCAATAGACCCTACTACTCAGGGTtgatgagaaaatgaaatgtgCAAAACCTGCTTGACTGTGCCCACAAATCTTGATTGTAGGAATAAATTAatgagtatttttataaatattttgatcAGATGGACTCAGATGATCACAGATGTCTTCACAAGCCTATGACTAATTTGTACATAAACCAATGCTCGTGTTTCCCAAGCACCTGGAAGACATGCCAGATCCATGTGCAGTAATGCCTGGTGGCTCCGGGTCTGCCCCACTGTCCTGTGGGGCTGTGAGCTTTCCCAGCCTCCTGCCCGTGTTTGTGAATATCATTCTGTCCTCAGCTGCATTTCCAGCCCAGGCTGTTTGGCTCTGCCCAGGAATGGTATTGATTCCCCTGTTTCTCTTGTAGCCAGTTACTGGAATAAAATCATCTGCTTTAAAATGTTGCATTATGAAATATGCACGTGGTCATGAAAGAAGAGCACGCCGGGGAAGAAAGCCTCAGGATGCCAGCCCGAGTTAGCCGCCTCACACAGACGCATGCAGAtctcatctttttgtttgtttaagagacGGTCTCACTGTggcctgggttggagtgcagtggcgcaatcatggctcactgcagcctctaactcctgggctctctCAGTTGTCCCACCTTAGCCccttgtgtagctgggactaaggtgtgcagcaccacgcctggctaatttaaaaagatattttgtagagacagggtctcactgtgttgcccaggctggtcttgaagtcctgggcacaagcaatcctcctgccttggtcccccaaagtgttgggattacaagcgttagccaccgcacccagcctcatcttttttttctgaagcagAGTTGCgcgctgttacccaggctggagtgcagtggcacgacctctgctcactgcaagctccgcctcccaggttcacaccattctcctgccccagcctcctgagtagctgggactacaggcgcccaccaccacacccggctaaatgttttttgtatttttagtagagatggggtttcaccatgttagccaggatggtctcgatctcctgacctcgtgatccgtccgcctcggtcccccaaagtgctgggattacaggcgtgagccactgtgtccggccccaGCCTCATCTTTTAATGTCTTACACAGATCGGATCATGGCAACAGGAACCTCCACCTTGCTCCTTTTCCCTAACGCACTGGGCTGTCTCTCCATCAGCACACACAGGCTGCGGGCCCCTTTCGATGGCCATCAGCGCTGCATTGACGAAGCCACTCATTTAAACACACCCCTCAATGGCTAATCCCCCAGAGGCTCCCCAGCACCCCTCTCCTCTGTTTCTCTTGAACAAGTGGCcctccaccaggcccagccatccCTAGCATGTCTGAATCACACCTCCAGCAGCCCCTGCTCCCACCGGCCTCCCACACCCGCCCGCTCCCCTGCTGTCCCTCCAGGCTGCTCTCTACACAGTACCAAATTGATCTTTATAAATGATAAATCAGACCTGTCATCCTCCCTTGGCCGACaccgcccctccccccacccccatgagGAATAAAAGCCCAAACCCTTCTCTAGGGCCAGCAAGACCTCGGATCTGGCCCTGTCCAGTCTCCCCAGCCTCCTTAGGCTGCaatctctgaggcctctctcctcccTGAAGCTCCTAGCTGGTCCCTAGGCTCAGAttaagactgtctccaaaaaaaaaaaaaaaaaggtataattcATGTAACATAAAGTCCACGCTTTTATAGtgcacaattcagtgatttttagtctTCACAAAGCTTTGCAACCACAACCCCTATCTTATTCCAGAACATTTTGTCATCCCGAATGGACACCGTATCCATGAAGTAGCCACTCCCACTCATGTCCCCTCTAGCCCCTGCCCTGCCAAtcaccaatttatttatttatttatttatttatttatttatttatttatttgtttgttttttgagacggagtcttgctctgttgcccaggctggagtgcaatggcatgacctcggctcactgcgacctcagctcgctgcaacctccgcctcctgggttcaagtgattctcctgcctcagcccctcaagtagctgggattacaggggcctgccaccacgcctggctaatttttgtatttttagtagagacggggtgtcaccatgttggccaggctggtctcgaactcctgacctcaggtgatcccccacgttggccccccaaagtgctgggattacaggtgtgacccactgcacccagccacaaatcttttttttaaagggacagggtctcagctgggtgcggtggctcactcctgtaatcccggcactttgggaagccaaggcaggtggatcacaaggtcaggagatcaagaccatccaggctaacacagtgaaaccccatctatactaaaaatactaaaaattatccgagtgtggtggtgcacgcctgtagtcccagctacttgggaggctgaggcaggagaatcacttgaatccaggaggcggaggtagcagtaagccaagatcatgctgctgcactccagcctgggtgacagagcgagactccatatcaaaaacaaacaaaaagataaaggtcagttgctcaggctggagtgctgtggcacaatctcggctcactgcagccttgaactcctgggctcaaacaatcctcccacctcagtctccgaagtagctggcaccaccggtgtgcaccaccacacccagataattttaaatatttttgtagagacaaggtctcactgtgttacccaggttgggcttgaattcctgacctcaagtgatcctgctgccttggcctccaaaagtgctgggattacaggtgtgagccactgcacctagcccagaatttctatttatttatatatattttaaaacgaatctcactctgttttccaggctggagtgctgtggcgagATCAAGGCTCTcagtagccttgaactcctgggctgaaacagtcctcccacctcagtctccagagagactgggactacaggtgtgtgctgccacacccagctaatttttaaaattgttttgtagagagacacgatctcactatgttgtccaggctggtcttgaactcctgggctcaatcctcccatctcagcctcccaaagtgccgggattataggcgtgagccactgtgcctggccccacccAGAATTTTTAAGACATGAAAAAGCTTATGTTTTGGACCaatctctaaaatatattaagtgaaaaaaagcaacCTGCAAATAGTGTAAATGATATGCCAACATtcctgttaaatatttttaaatatttaaaaaataagatgcatGTGTATTTGCTTGCTTATGCATCTGATGCCTCTGGATAGTCAcaatatgcaaatattatttgTCTCAAGGAAGGAGAGTTGGAATACCATGTGATGaatattagcttttcttttttttccttttttttttttttgagacagagtttcactcttgtcgcccaggctggagtacagtggtgcgatctcggctcactgcaacctctaccacctgggttcaagcgattctcctgcctcagcttcccaagtagctgggattacaggcatgcgccaccatgcccagctaattctgtattttaagtagaaacagggtttcaccatgttggccaggctgctcttgaactcctgacctcaagagatccacccatcttggcctctcaaagtgctgggattacaggcataagccaccgtgcctggcctttttttctcattttaaagagaAACATTTCTATAATGAAATGGCTCCCTTTCATTCTTGTATCTGGGACAGCCAGTTCCCTAGATCAGGGACAACCAATGTTACCAGGTTCTTGTGTATTTTTCTGGAGAAATTCTATGCAAATGCAAggaaatttatatatgtattcttttgcCCCCTGCTTCTTTACATGACTGGTAGTGTCCCATACATGGCATATTGCACCTTGCTTTTTTTGACTTAACAGTAACCTTTGGCTGAGCGTGCTGGCACACGCCTGttatccttgcactttgggaggctgagatgtgaggatcccttgagcccaggagtttgagaccagcctgggcaacacagtgagattccatctgtacaaaaaaattagctgggcgtggtagtgtgcacccGTAGTTCcagttccttgggaggctgagattggaggatcacttgagcccaggagtttgaagttgcagtgagctatgttggcaccactgcactccagcctgagcaacaacaaTGTAACCCtgtgaaaaaaaaactttaaaattaaaaattctgaaatacagcatacacacagaaaagtgcataaaatgtatttatacacttaaaaaaatcataaaacaccTATGTAACCAATACCCAGGTCAGGAAGTGGAAGACTACCAGACCCTCAAAACCACCCAAGTATTCAACCCTGGCCACTTTTAGgaatcccctcccctccccgccttttttttttgagacgagtcttgctctgtcacccagactagagtgcagtggcactatctcggctcactgcaagctctgcctcccgggttcacgccattctcctgcctcagcctcccgagtagctgggattacaggcgcgcaccaccatgcccagctaattttttgtatttttagtagagacggggtttcaccatgttggccaggctggtctcgaactcctgaccttgtgatccgcccgcctcggcctcccaaagtgctgggattacaggtgtgagccacggcacccggcctcccttccctttctttctgaggcaaggtctggctctatcgcccaggctagagtgcagtggcacgatcttggctcactgcaatctctgcctgccaggctcaagccatcctcccacctcagcctcctga is a genomic window containing:
- the RPL28 gene encoding large ribosomal subunit protein eL28, which produces MSAHLQWMVVRNCSSFLIKRNKQTYSTEPNNLKARNSFRYNGLIHRKTVGVEPAADGKGVVVVIKRRSGQRKPATSYVRTTINKNARATLSSIRHMIRKNKYRPDLRMAAIRRASAILRSQKPVMVKRKRTRPTKSS